One genomic window of Arachis stenosperma cultivar V10309 chromosome 10, arast.V10309.gnm1.PFL2, whole genome shotgun sequence includes the following:
- the LOC130958088 gene encoding uncharacterized protein LOC130958088: MVFYFKARPEAGDYTIFMGLDKYENEELIKYGFPEDIWFHVDKMSSAHVYVRLHKGQTIDDISEGLLEDCAQLVKANSIQGNKVNNIDVVYTPWANLKKTASMDVGQVGFHNPKMVRTVRVEKRINEIVNRLNKTKVERKPDLRAEREAVNAAERAERKQQMRDKKRREELERLEKERQAELRSYKGLMVAENMTSNKNIASGSKTLQEMEDDFM, translated from the exons ATGGTTTTCTACTTCAAGGCACGCCCTGAAGCTGGCGATTACACCATCTTCATGGGTCTCGACAAGTACGAGAACGAAGAACTCATCAAATATGGTTTCCCTGAAGATATCTG GTTCCATGTTGATAAGATGTCTTCAGCACATGTATATGTAAGACTGCACAAAGGTCAGACTATTGATGACATTAGTGAAGGTTTACTGGAGGACTGTGCTCAGCTTGTTAAAGCAAATTCGATTCAAG GAAATAAGGTGAACAATATTGATGTTGTTTATACTCCCTGGGCCAATTTAAAGAAAACTGCTTCAATGGATGTTGGTCAAGTTGGTTTCCACAACCCCAAAATG GTCCGAACTGTGAGAGTGGAGAAGCGGATCAATGAGATTGTCAACAGGCTAAACAAAACAAAAGTGGAAAGGAAACCTGATTTGAGAG CTGAGCGTGAAGCAGTTAATGCAGCTGAAAGAGCTGAGAGAAAGCAACAAATGAGAGACAAG AAACGCCGTGAGGAATTGGAAAGACTTGAAAAGGAGAGACAAGCCGAACTGAGGAGCTACAAGGGTTTGATGGTTGCAGAGAATATGACATCCAATAAGAACATTGCATCAGGAAGCAAAACACTGCAAGAAATGGAGGATGATTTCATGTAA